In Nostoc sp. CENA543, a single genomic region encodes these proteins:
- a CDS encoding pentapeptide repeat-containing protein: MNELERYYRVLELEPGATIEEVNQAYKDLVFVWHPDRLPKDNLRLQQKAQDKLKAINEARERLRSLNGKHQHIYHSPRPQPQKTSTDHYQPPRPQPQKTSTDHYQPPKQNPDLSGKDFSQANLSNKDLSGRNLSYANLSGANLSDTFMHKVILRGANLSEANLFRANLLLADLREANLRAANLIGADLSGADLRGADLTGARIRSGDRLLVKLIGANLAGAIMPDGEVHK, from the coding sequence ATGAACGAGTTGGAGCGGTACTATAGGGTATTAGAATTAGAGCCTGGGGCGACGATTGAGGAAGTTAACCAGGCTTATAAAGATTTGGTGTTTGTCTGGCATCCAGATCGATTACCTAAAGATAATCTCCGCTTACAACAAAAAGCCCAAGATAAACTCAAAGCTATTAATGAAGCGCGGGAAAGATTGCGCTCTTTAAACGGTAAGCATCAACATATTTATCATTCTCCTAGACCCCAACCTCAAAAAACATCCACAGATCACTATCAGCCACCCAGACCTCAACCTCAAAAAACATCCACAGATCACTATCAACCACCCAAACAAAATCCAGATTTAAGTGGTAAAGATTTCAGTCAAGCTAATTTAAGTAATAAAGATTTATCTGGTAGAAATCTTAGTTATGCTAACTTGAGTGGTGCAAATTTGAGTGATACTTTCATGCACAAAGTTATCTTGAGAGGTGCAAATTTATCAGAGGCAAATTTATTTCGAGCTAATTTGCTCTTAGCTGACTTAAGAGAAGCAAACTTACGTGCTGCTAACTTAATTGGCGCGGATTTAAGTGGTGCGGATTTGCGGGGTGCTGACTTAACCGGCGCAAGAATTCGCTCAGGCGATCGCCTGTTGGTAAAATTAATTGGTGCAAACTTAGCTGGTGCGATTATGCCTGATGGTGAGGTGCATAAGTAG
- the aroF gene encoding 3-deoxy-7-phosphoheptulonate synthase: MINAKLVAQSHANHQSVIQLSETVAFGGDELVIIGGPCTVESLEQMETVAENIGDAPVQALRGGVFKPRTSPYAFQGMGEEGLAVLAEVRSRYNIPVITEVMAISQIEVVAAHADMLQVGSRNMQNFDLLKALGQAGKPILLKRGLAATIEEFVMAAEYIVSHGNPDVVLCERGIRSFDTYTRNVLDLAAVAALKQITHLPVIVDPSHAVGKRELVAPVAKAAVACGADGLIIECHPEPEKSVSDARQALSLEDMVNLVASLKPVATAVGRKISNTNGVGLQPTPICRAA; the protein is encoded by the coding sequence ATGATTAACGCCAAACTTGTTGCACAATCTCACGCCAATCACCAAAGTGTCATCCAACTTTCCGAAACTGTTGCTTTCGGTGGGGACGAATTAGTGATTATTGGTGGCCCTTGTACGGTGGAAAGCTTGGAACAAATGGAGACAGTCGCCGAAAATATAGGGGACGCACCTGTACAAGCTTTGCGTGGTGGGGTTTTCAAACCCCGTACTTCACCCTACGCTTTCCAGGGAATGGGAGAGGAAGGATTAGCGGTTTTAGCTGAAGTGCGATCGCGCTACAATATCCCAGTCATTACAGAAGTCATGGCAATTTCTCAAATCGAAGTCGTCGCCGCCCATGCTGATATGCTACAAGTCGGTAGCCGCAATATGCAAAACTTCGACTTGCTCAAAGCTTTAGGACAAGCTGGTAAACCGATATTACTCAAACGTGGTTTAGCAGCCACTATCGAAGAATTTGTTATGGCGGCTGAATATATTGTTAGCCACGGAAATCCTGATGTAGTTTTGTGTGAACGTGGTATCCGCAGTTTCGATACTTACACCCGTAATGTTTTAGATTTAGCTGCTGTAGCTGCTCTCAAGCAAATTACTCACTTACCCGTGATTGTAGATCCTTCCCATGCCGTCGGTAAACGGGAATTAGTCGCACCTGTGGCTAAAGCTGCTGTCGCTTGTGGTGCAGATGGCTTAATTATTGAATGTCATCCAGAACCAGAAAAATCCGTATCTGATGCGCGTCAAGCTTTATCTTTGGAAGATATGGTGAATCTAGTTGCTAGTTTAAAGCCAGTAGCCACAGCTGTAGGACGGAAAATATCAAACACAAACGGGGTAGGCTTACAACCTACCCCTATTTGTCGTGCAGCTTAA
- a CDS encoding ThiF family adenylyltransferase, which translates to MSIFFHEQLYRSNAVMAKLKNYPVTICGVGALGANIAENLARSGFDNLTVIDCDRIEERNLSTQPYYRGDVGAFKAKILANNLYRAIGTKIDAKTKELTSENTSQLLKDSQLIIDVFDNSVARQAVKDYADQFQIPCIHAGLSADYAEVIWNEVYRVPSDVNDDVCDYPLARNLVMLTVAVTCEAVIYFIATKEQRSFTITLKDLAVQSLCVV; encoded by the coding sequence ATGAGCATATTTTTTCATGAACAGCTTTATCGCAGCAATGCTGTGATGGCAAAGTTGAAAAATTATCCTGTGACTATTTGTGGCGTAGGTGCATTAGGAGCTAATATTGCAGAAAATCTGGCTCGGTCTGGTTTTGATAACCTGACTGTGATAGATTGCGATCGCATTGAGGAACGTAATCTTTCTACTCAGCCTTACTACCGTGGTGATGTCGGTGCGTTCAAGGCAAAAATTTTGGCAAATAATTTATACCGCGCGATTGGTACTAAAATTGATGCCAAAACCAAGGAATTGACATCGGAAAATACGTCTCAATTACTTAAAGATAGCCAGTTAATCATTGATGTATTTGATAATAGCGTCGCGCGTCAAGCGGTGAAAGATTATGCTGATCAATTCCAGATTCCTTGTATTCATGCTGGGTTGTCAGCCGATTATGCGGAAGTAATTTGGAATGAGGTTTATCGTGTTCCTTCCGATGTTAATGATGATGTCTGTGATTATCCATTGGCGCGGAATTTAGTAATGTTAACTGTGGCTGTGACTTGTGAGGCGGTTATTTATTTTATCGCTACGAAAGAACAGCGTAGTTTTACTATTACTTTGAAGGATTTAGCAGTGCAATCTCTATGTGTTGTATGA
- a CDS encoding DUF4351 domain-containing protein, protein MAEYDNLCKILAENYPLDFARWLLNQEPQTIEILKTELSIEPIRADSIIFLKTENRILHIEFQTSTKSKTPIGLRMLDYYVRLTRTYQLPVTQVVIFLQETNDEIAFTEEYVSEVTTHRYRVIRMWEQDPALFLSNPALLPFAPLTRTNSPETLLSQVAQEIAKIPDIETRQNTTAYTEILAGLKFERNLILQLLREETMQESVIYQYILEKGERRGEQRGEQRGEQRGEQRGKQQEAFKYTLRLLHKRFGEIDSVITERLQVLSTEELESLGEALLDFSNMSDLVAWLEQNTNS, encoded by the coding sequence ATGGCAGAATATGACAATCTGTGTAAAATCCTGGCGGAAAATTATCCCCTTGATTTTGCGCGTTGGTTATTAAATCAAGAACCGCAAACAATTGAAATCTTAAAAACAGAACTGAGCATCGAACCTATACGTGCTGACTCAATAATATTCCTAAAAACAGAAAATCGCATCTTACATATAGAATTTCAAACTAGTACCAAATCAAAAACCCCCATTGGTTTGAGAATGCTAGATTATTACGTGAGATTAACACGGACATATCAGCTTCCAGTTACACAAGTAGTCATTTTTTTGCAAGAGACAAACGACGAAATTGCCTTTACTGAGGAATATGTGAGCGAAGTGACAACCCATCGCTATCGAGTTATCCGAATGTGGGAGCAAGATCCAGCCCTATTTCTCAGCAATCCGGCGTTATTACCTTTCGCACCGCTAACACGAACAAATTCACCCGAAACCTTATTATCCCAGGTTGCCCAAGAAATTGCTAAAATTCCAGATATCGAGACTAGACAAAATACTACGGCTTACACCGAAATTTTAGCTGGGTTAAAGTTTGAACGAAATTTGATTTTGCAATTATTACGAGAGGAAACTATGCAAGAATCAGTGATTTATCAATATATTTTGGAGAAAGGTGAACGACGAGGCGAACAAAGAGGTGAACAAAGAGGTGAACAACGCGGCGAACAACGCGGTAAACAACAAGAAGCATTCAAATATACCCTACGTCTTTTACATAAACGCTTTGGTGAGATAGATTCAGTAATAACTGAACGTCTCCAAGTATTATCTACTGAAGAATTGGAAAGTTTAGGAGAAGCACTTTTAGACTTTTCAAATATGTCTGATTTAGTTGCTTGGCTTGAGCAAAATACAAACAGTTAA
- a CDS encoding vWA domain-containing protein, which produces MNTAERDLRLEMLNSLLTTPHRKLEQVAEIHKLIVELDPIFYGHLAVWYQNYGDVRDHKEVFIAHLLTSNLTAHRDAGFVMLQEFPPYQVARVVDFMKQQRNKMPRSARTAIQRYLKTRESNPALFDRAALRGRKAMKHLYASLHIKPSERANAILFRNTPPEGSLANVLKQLAKAENAAEQARLIVEFNLPYAIAIGAIKQLTPVVLVALINSMTPQEVINNLKSLKDRGAMDHAEVKKLIDSKLDLASKSGRVAAFKAQVAADTADFDADTVAKLEKVTNEQVKRRGTISRPTALLVDKSGSMDNAIAIGKQLAALISGITQAELFVYAFDTIPYAITAQGKELTDWERAFQHIRASGSTSIGCALEIMRQKKQVVDQIILVTDEGENARPYFGEVYKNYCRELGVMPNVVIVRVGSYYNWIETQLKEQQAPVETFTFAGDYYSLPNLVPLLTRPSRLDLLMEIMVIPLPVRDDK; this is translated from the coding sequence ATGAATACCGCAGAACGTGATTTGCGCTTGGAAATGCTCAATAGTTTGCTGACAACTCCTCACCGCAAACTTGAGCAGGTTGCAGAGATACATAAATTAATTGTTGAACTTGACCCCATCTTCTACGGACACTTAGCCGTTTGGTATCAAAATTATGGTGATGTCCGTGACCATAAGGAAGTGTTCATTGCACATTTGCTGACTAGCAATTTGACTGCACACCGAGATGCGGGATTTGTTATGCTGCAAGAGTTTCCGCCTTATCAGGTGGCGCGTGTGGTTGATTTCATGAAGCAACAACGCAATAAAATGCCACGTTCGGCGCGCACTGCGATACAGCGTTACTTAAAGACACGGGAAAGTAATCCGGCTTTATTTGACCGCGCGGCTTTGCGGGGTCGTAAGGCGATGAAGCATCTGTATGCTTCGCTACACATTAAGCCCAGTGAACGTGCAAATGCGATTTTGTTCCGCAACACTCCGCCGGAGGGTTCTTTAGCGAATGTGTTGAAGCAGTTAGCTAAGGCAGAAAATGCCGCAGAACAAGCAAGGCTAATTGTAGAATTTAATCTTCCCTATGCGATCGCGATCGGTGCAATCAAGCAACTTACACCAGTTGTCTTGGTAGCGTTAATTAACAGTATGACTCCCCAGGAAGTGATCAATAACCTCAAATCTTTAAAAGATAGAGGTGCAATGGATCATGCAGAGGTGAAAAAGTTGATTGATTCCAAGCTAGATTTAGCATCCAAAAGTGGACGTGTCGCCGCATTTAAAGCTCAAGTGGCCGCAGATACCGCCGATTTTGACGCAGACACCGTGGCTAAATTGGAGAAAGTCACCAACGAACAGGTAAAACGCCGGGGAACAATTTCCCGTCCAACCGCCTTACTGGTGGATAAATCTGGTTCTATGGATAATGCGATCGCGATCGGTAAGCAACTTGCTGCACTCATCTCTGGTATCACCCAAGCAGAACTATTTGTTTACGCTTTTGATACTATTCCTTACGCAATAACTGCACAGGGTAAAGAGTTGACCGATTGGGAACGTGCTTTCCAACATATTAGAGCAAGTGGTAGCACTAGTATCGGTTGTGCATTAGAAATCATGCGCCAGAAAAAGCAGGTAGTTGACCAGATTATTCTAGTGACTGATGAAGGTGAAAATGCTAGACCTTATTTTGGTGAAGTATACAAGAATTACTGCCGAGAATTGGGGGTAATGCCTAATGTGGTAATTGTCCGTGTGGGTAGTTATTACAACTGGATAGAAACTCAACTCAAGGAACAGCAAGCACCTGTAGAAACTTTCACCTTTGCTGGAGACTACTACAGCTTACCTAACCTCGTCCCGCTCTTGACGCGTCCCTCTCGCCTAGATTTGCTGATGGAGATTATGGTGATACCTTTACCTGTGCGTGATGATAAGTAA
- the rplL gene encoding 50S ribosomal protein L7/L12: MSVKTLEILEQIKSLTLDETTQLVKQIEATFNVDTSKPQLVRIDKRNEDEEKAEIQTEFDVVLLSVPAEKKIALLKVIRTITGLGLKEAKDFVDSLPQVVQSGLNQEAAVTLKQQLEETGAIASLK; encoded by the coding sequence ATGTCTGTAAAAACTTTAGAAATTTTAGAACAAATTAAATCTTTAACTCTTGATGAAACTACTCAATTAGTCAAGCAGATTGAAGCAACCTTCAATGTTGATACTTCCAAACCGCAATTAGTTCGGATTGATAAACGCAATGAGGATGAGGAAAAAGCAGAAATTCAGACTGAGTTTGATGTTGTGTTGCTGTCAGTTCCAGCCGAGAAAAAGATTGCTTTACTCAAAGTCATCCGCACAATCACCGGACTGGGACTCAAAGAAGCAAAAGATTTTGTGGACTCCCTTCCTCAAGTGGTTCAGTCGGGACTTAACCAAGAAGCGGCTGTAACTCTCAAGCAGCAACTAGAGGAAACAGGAGCGATCGCATCTCTCAAATAA
- a CDS encoding transposase translates to MSVFLAELLGKKENTVRQQLREWLRDGEDKTKAKTGRATLDVTLCFRPLLLWILSLWPESEKRLALAADATTLSDRFTVLAISVVYRGCGIPIAWKIVEATKPGSWKPHWQKLFNDISETIPADWFVIVTTDRGLYADWLYQQIQSLGWHPFMRINQIGQFKPQGMESWQPINTLVTEVGQSFSGLVTCFKTNSVKCTLLARHDEGYADPWLILTDLPPEIADACWYTMRCWIECLFKDGKRGGFCWHRTKITHPKRAERHWLAMAVATLWQVSVGGEVDANLPISSLDELPPTHVARRNFKHSVVHRCLSCFRRGFLVIKAAVLNREPLPIGSFFPQPWPNLTPQLHVLKITLSTA, encoded by the coding sequence GTGTCAGTATTTTTAGCAGAGCTATTGGGGAAAAAAGAAAATACAGTACGTCAGCAACTTAGAGAATGGTTAAGAGACGGGGAAGATAAAACAAAAGCAAAAACAGGACGGGCAACACTAGATGTAACATTGTGTTTTAGACCATTGTTGTTATGGATTCTGAGCTTGTGGCCAGAATCGGAAAAACGTCTAGCATTAGCTGCGGATGCCACAACATTGAGTGATAGATTTACAGTGTTAGCGATTAGTGTTGTTTATCGAGGTTGCGGAATCCCGATTGCTTGGAAAATAGTGGAGGCAACTAAACCAGGAAGTTGGAAACCACACTGGCAAAAACTCTTTAACGACATCAGTGAGACTATACCAGCTGATTGGTTTGTCATAGTGACAACAGACCGTGGACTTTATGCTGACTGGCTATATCAACAAATTCAATCCCTCGGTTGGCATCCATTTATGCGAATTAACCAAATTGGACAGTTCAAACCACAAGGAATGGAATCTTGGCAACCCATAAATACTCTTGTCACAGAAGTTGGTCAGTCGTTCTCTGGTTTAGTTACTTGTTTCAAAACTAACTCTGTCAAATGTACTTTGTTAGCTCGTCATGACGAGGGTTATGCTGACCCTTGGTTAATTCTCACCGATTTACCACCGGAAATTGCGGATGCTTGCTGGTATACCATGCGCTGTTGGATTGAGTGTCTGTTTAAAGATGGTAAACGCGGCGGTTTTTGTTGGCATCGTACCAAGATTACTCACCCCAAACGCGCCGAGAGACATTGGTTAGCGATGGCTGTTGCTACTCTGTGGCAAGTTAGCGTTGGTGGAGAAGTTGATGCCAATCTACCCATTAGTAGTCTAGATGAGCTCCCACCCACTCATGTTGCTCGACGCAATTTCAAACATAGTGTTGTCCATCGTTGCTTGAGTTGTTTTCGCCGTGGATTTTTAGTCATTAAGGCTGCTGTTCTCAATCGAGAGCCATTACCTATCGGTAGCTTTTTCCCTCAGCCTTGGCCTAACTTGACTCCACAACTTCATGTCTTGAAAATCACTCTCTCTACTGCCTGA
- a CDS encoding FAD-dependent oxidoreductase, translating to MAAESQPKRVVVVGAGWAGLGATYHLAKQGYDVTLLEAGPYPGGLVAGWQTNAGKSVEAGIHGFWYPYRNIFALINELNINPFTTWTRSAQYSPVGLEVESPIFQDLPRLPSPFGTLVYTKFERLPLIDRLSALPLLFTLVDFDNSDAAWRRYDYVTARELFKTFGVSARLYKEAFEPMLLVGLFAPGEQCSAAATLGMLYYFILAHQSDFDVVWCRGTVGEKIFRPWVERIEKAGARILPKHRVTDLIIDSNHQATGVVCGDQVFEADAVIFAVGVTGMKKIVANSPSLQSHAEFRNLHNLGAIDVLATRLWFDRKIDIPRASNACFGFDDTTGWTFFDLNALHDEYKQEEGTVIEADFYHANQFLNWSDEEIVATVQRYLSTCVPGFRAAKVIDSSVIRLPQAVTHFAPGSYRHMLPAQTKFKNVFMSGDWIINRHGSWSQEKAYVTGLEAANLVMSHLNYGKPADILPIESDETHIQIARNINQTVRNFGKSILPNFWLP from the coding sequence ATGGCGGCAGAGTCGCAACCAAAACGAGTAGTAGTTGTAGGTGCTGGTTGGGCTGGGTTAGGTGCAACCTACCATTTAGCAAAACAAGGTTATGATGTGACGCTTCTGGAAGCTGGCCCTTATCCCGGTGGACTAGTAGCCGGTTGGCAAACGAACGCAGGTAAATCTGTAGAAGCAGGAATTCACGGTTTTTGGTATCCCTACAGAAATATTTTTGCCCTCATCAACGAGTTAAACATTAATCCCTTCACAACCTGGACACGTTCCGCCCAATATTCTCCTGTTGGTTTGGAAGTAGAATCACCAATTTTTCAAGACTTACCCAGGCTGCCGTCACCTTTCGGCACTTTGGTATATACAAAATTTGAACGTCTACCATTAATTGACCGTCTCAGTGCCTTACCTTTACTTTTTACTTTAGTTGATTTTGATAATTCCGATGCAGCTTGGCGACGTTATGACTATGTAACAGCGCGAGAATTATTTAAAACTTTTGGTGTGTCAGCACGACTGTATAAAGAAGCATTTGAACCAATGTTATTAGTCGGTTTATTTGCCCCTGGTGAACAATGTTCTGCCGCCGCTACATTGGGAATGTTGTATTATTTTATCTTGGCGCATCAATCTGATTTTGATGTGGTTTGGTGTCGCGGAACTGTGGGTGAAAAAATCTTCCGTCCGTGGGTAGAAAGAATAGAAAAAGCAGGTGCGAGAATATTACCAAAACACCGTGTAACTGACTTAATTATTGATAGTAATCATCAAGCTACTGGTGTAGTTTGTGGTGATCAAGTATTTGAAGCTGATGCGGTAATTTTCGCTGTGGGTGTGACTGGGATGAAAAAGATTGTCGCCAATAGCCCCAGCTTACAAAGTCACGCAGAGTTTCGTAATTTACATAACTTAGGGGCGATTGACGTATTAGCAACGCGCTTGTGGTTTGACAGGAAAATAGATATTCCCCGTGCTTCCAATGCTTGTTTTGGTTTTGATGACACCACAGGTTGGACATTCTTTGATTTGAATGCTTTACATGATGAATATAAACAGGAAGAAGGTACGGTAATTGAGGCTGATTTTTATCATGCCAATCAGTTTTTAAATTGGAGTGATGAGGAAATTGTAGCGACAGTGCAGCGATATTTATCTACTTGCGTACCAGGATTTAGAGCAGCGAAAGTCATAGACAGTAGTGTGATTCGTTTACCCCAGGCTGTGACTCATTTTGCCCCTGGTAGCTATCGTCATATGTTGCCAGCTCAGACAAAATTTAAAAATGTATTTATGAGTGGTGATTGGATTATTAACCGTCACGGTTCATGGTCACAGGAGAAAGCCTATGTAACAGGTTTAGAAGCAGCAAATTTAGTGATGTCTCATTTAAATTATGGTAAACCTGCTGACATTTTACCCATTGAGTCCGACGAGACACATATACAAATAGCGAGAAATATTAATCAAACAGTACGCAATTTTGGTAAATCTATACTGCCTAATTTTTGGTTGCCGTAA